The following are from one region of the Mycobacteriales bacterium genome:
- a CDS encoding amidohydrolase has protein sequence MTSSEPDRRSRLAATHAGIDAALTGLDPRLRELSLDLHSHPELALVEHRSATVLRQWLEAEGFAVRSPVAGLDTAFVAEVGHGSPVIAYLLEYDALPGLGHGCGHNLIATGGLGAATALHHALPDPPGTLRVIGTPGEEGAGGKVIELDAGVFDDVDAALMFHPGDRTVPIRHALASRPMTVRFHGKSAHAAGSPTAGRSALAAVIQLFVAIDALRQFLPDASRVHGVILDGGKAANVIPDYTEAAFQVRAVTSEQTEEHVGRVIACAEAAATATGTTVEIERGHLYAERKNNHAIAGRVADYLRDAGEKVEEPVLRGGVGSSDIGNVSLRLPAIHPYLKVMERGTPSHSLEMTAAAATQDAHEATLRMAAALAKAGADLFCDGWLLDQARREFAESGPDLPDS, from the coding sequence GTGACCAGCAGCGAACCCGACCGGCGATCACGGCTCGCCGCCACCCATGCCGGCATCGACGCCGCCCTGACCGGGCTCGACCCGCGGCTGCGTGAGCTCAGCCTGGACCTGCACTCCCACCCCGAACTCGCCCTGGTCGAGCACCGGTCCGCCACCGTGTTGCGGCAATGGCTCGAGGCCGAAGGCTTCGCGGTGCGTTCGCCCGTGGCGGGTCTCGACACGGCGTTCGTCGCCGAGGTGGGACATGGGTCACCGGTCATCGCCTACCTCCTCGAGTACGACGCCCTCCCCGGTCTCGGCCACGGCTGTGGCCACAACCTCATCGCCACCGGCGGGCTCGGCGCGGCGACCGCGCTGCACCACGCTCTGCCCGACCCGCCCGGCACTCTCCGGGTGATCGGCACGCCCGGTGAGGAGGGCGCCGGCGGGAAGGTCATCGAGCTCGACGCCGGCGTGTTCGACGATGTCGACGCCGCGCTGATGTTCCATCCCGGGGATCGCACCGTGCCCATTCGGCATGCTCTCGCGTCGCGTCCGATGACGGTCCGGTTCCATGGGAAGTCGGCGCACGCCGCGGGCAGTCCGACGGCCGGGCGGAGCGCTCTTGCCGCGGTCATCCAACTGTTCGTCGCCATCGACGCGCTGCGCCAGTTCCTGCCGGACGCCTCCCGGGTGCACGGCGTCATCCTCGACGGGGGCAAGGCCGCCAACGTCATCCCCGACTACACCGAGGCCGCTTTCCAGGTCCGGGCGGTCACCAGCGAGCAGACGGAGGAGCATGTCGGTCGGGTGATCGCGTGTGCCGAGGCCGCCGCGACGGCGACCGGGACGACCGTCGAGATCGAGCGCGGGCATCTCTACGCGGAGCGGAAGAACAACCACGCGATCGCCGGGCGGGTCGCCGACTACCTGCGGGACGCCGGCGAGAAGGTCGAGGAGCCGGTGCTGCGCGGCGGCGTCGGGTCGTCCGACATCGGCAACGTGAGCCTGCGACTGCCGGCCATCCACCCCTACCTCAAGGTCATGGAGCGCGGAACGCCGTCCCATTCGCTGGAGATGACCGCCGCCGCGGCGACGCAGGACGCGCACGAGGCCACCCTGCGGATGGCGGCGGCCCTCGCCAAGGCCGGCGCCGACCTGTTCTGCGACGGATGGCTGCTGGACCAGGCGCGCCGAGAATTCGCGGAGTCCGGCCCCGACCTCCCCGACAGCTGA